In Synechococcus sp. RS9909, one genomic interval encodes:
- a CDS encoding CrcB family protein: MTADPQAQQRQLSLRAELEELLLVAIGAVPGALLRWQVGVHLHDKDVLVNVLGALILGWMVGRRVPPRWQLLVGIGFCGSLTTFSSWMVNSVALIAQGDWASALGLLALTLGLGLGAAAVGFGVGRIRRPGQSRSPL, from the coding sequence ATGACGGCGGATCCGCAGGCGCAGCAGCGCCAGCTCTCCCTTCGAGCCGAACTGGAGGAGCTGCTGCTGGTGGCGATCGGAGCCGTCCCCGGCGCTCTGTTGCGCTGGCAGGTGGGGGTGCACCTGCACGACAAGGACGTGCTCGTGAATGTGCTCGGCGCCTTGATCCTGGGCTGGATGGTCGGTCGCCGCGTGCCGCCCCGTTGGCAGCTGCTGGTGGGGATCGGTTTCTGTGGTTCGCTCACCACCTTCAGTAGCTGGATGGTGAACAGCGTCGCCCTGATCGCTCAGGGCGACTGGGCGTCAGCGCTCGGCCTGCTGGCGCTGACGCTGGGCCTGGGTCTGGGTGCCGCCGCCGTGGGATTCGGAGTCGGGCGGATCAGGCGGCCAGGGCAGTCTCGATCGCCGCTTTGA
- a CDS encoding glutathione peroxidase, with protein sequence MSVNVSAVTVRAADGSEKSLGDYSGQVLLIVNVASRCGFTKQYAGLQALQDAYGSKGLQVLGFPCNDFGAQEPGTLDEIKSFCSTTYGASFELFDKVHATGSTTEPYTSLNQTNPAGDVAWNFEKFLVGKDGTVIGRFKSGVTPEDPELKAAIETALAA encoded by the coding sequence ATGAGCGTGAACGTGAGCGCCGTGACCGTGCGCGCCGCCGATGGCAGCGAGAAGAGCCTCGGCGACTACAGCGGCCAGGTGCTGCTGATCGTGAATGTGGCCAGCCGCTGCGGCTTCACCAAGCAATACGCCGGCCTGCAGGCTCTGCAGGACGCCTACGGCTCCAAAGGTTTGCAGGTGCTCGGCTTCCCCTGCAACGACTTCGGCGCCCAGGAGCCGGGCACGCTGGATGAGATCAAGAGCTTCTGCTCCACCACCTACGGCGCCAGCTTCGAGCTGTTCGACAAGGTGCACGCGACGGGCAGCACCACCGAGCCCTACACCAGCCTCAACCAGACCAACCCCGCCGGCGATGTGGCCTGGAATTTCGAAAAATTCCTCGTGGGCAAAGACGGCACGGTGATCGGCCGCTTCAAGAGCGGCGTCACCCCCGAGGATCCTGAGCTCAAAGCGGCGATCGAGACTGCCCTGGCCGCCTGA
- the mgtE gene encoding magnesium transporter — protein MDEAKGGAASASVTAADVAAVVAQQLEAMLATGNYDAVKMLLEPVQPVDIAEAIGSLPRTLQALAFRLLSKDEAIEVYEYLDPAVQQSLLERLRSGEVLELVEEMSPDDRVRLFDELPAKVVRRLLAELSPSERRVTAQLLGYAPETAGRLMTTEFIDLKEFHSAAQALTIVRRRARDTETIYSLYVTDGQRRLTGILSLRDLVTADPEDRIGDVMTRDVVSVSTDTDQEEVARAIQRYDFLAVPVVDREQRLVGIVTVDDVIDVIEQEATRDIYAAGAVQAGDEDDYFQSNLFTVARRRVVWLAVLVVANGFTTQVIAMNDGVLKQVVMLAAFIPLLIGTGGNVGAQSSTVVIRGLSTQRIQALGPLKAVGREAIAGALLGLLMLVVVVPFAWWRGEGPLVGAAVGISLMAITTLAATAGAALPLLFNRMGLDPALMSAPFITTATDVAGVFIYLRTAAWLLERLPTLAT, from the coding sequence ATGGATGAGGCCAAAGGGGGGGCGGCATCGGCAAGCGTCACAGCCGCTGACGTGGCGGCCGTGGTGGCGCAACAGCTCGAGGCGATGCTCGCCACAGGCAATTACGACGCCGTCAAGATGCTGCTGGAGCCGGTGCAGCCGGTGGATATCGCCGAAGCGATCGGCAGCCTGCCCCGCACCCTCCAGGCCCTCGCCTTTCGTTTGCTCAGCAAGGACGAGGCGATCGAGGTGTACGAATATCTCGACCCGGCCGTGCAGCAGAGCCTGTTGGAACGCCTGCGCTCCGGTGAAGTGCTGGAACTGGTGGAGGAGATGTCACCCGATGACCGGGTGCGTCTGTTTGATGAGCTGCCCGCCAAGGTGGTGCGCCGCTTGCTGGCCGAGTTGAGCCCGTCGGAACGGCGGGTCACCGCCCAACTCCTCGGGTATGCGCCGGAAACCGCCGGGCGTCTGATGACGACGGAATTCATCGACCTCAAGGAATTCCACAGCGCTGCCCAGGCCCTCACGATCGTGCGCCGCCGCGCCCGCGACACCGAAACGATCTACAGCCTCTATGTGACCGATGGCCAGCGTCGCCTCACCGGCATCCTGTCGCTGCGCGATCTGGTCACCGCTGATCCGGAGGATCGCATCGGCGATGTGATGACCCGCGATGTGGTGAGCGTGAGCACTGACACCGACCAGGAGGAGGTGGCGCGGGCGATTCAGCGGTACGACTTCCTCGCCGTGCCGGTGGTGGATCGGGAGCAGCGGCTGGTGGGGATCGTCACCGTTGATGACGTGATCGACGTGATCGAGCAGGAGGCCACCCGCGACATCTACGCCGCCGGTGCTGTGCAGGCCGGGGATGAGGACGATTATTTTCAGAGCAATCTCTTCACCGTCGCCCGGCGCCGGGTGGTGTGGCTGGCGGTGTTGGTGGTGGCCAATGGCTTCACCACCCAGGTGATCGCCATGAACGATGGGGTGCTCAAGCAGGTGGTGATGCTGGCCGCCTTCATCCCTTTGCTGATCGGCACCGGTGGCAACGTCGGTGCCCAGAGCTCCACGGTGGTGATCCGCGGCCTCAGCACCCAGCGGATTCAGGCCCTCGGACCGCTGAAGGCGGTGGGTCGGGAGGCGATCGCCGGTGCCCTGCTTGGATTGCTGATGCTTGTGGTGGTAGTGCCCTTCGCCTGGTGGCGGGGCGAGGGCCCCCTGGTGGGTGCGGCCGTGGGCATCAGCCTGATGGCGATCACCACCCTGGCGGCAACGGCCGGGGCGGCGCTACCGCTGCTGTTCAACCGCATGGGCCTCGATCCGGCCCTGATGTCGGCACCCTTCATCACCACCGCCACCGATGTGGCCGGGGTGTTCATCTATCTGCGCACGGCCGCCTGGCTGCTGGAGCGCCTGCCGACTCTGGCGACCTGA
- a CDS encoding RpoD/SigA family RNA polymerase sigma factor: protein MAVSPPPRAATPKTVSAVPSRPTGDVDLVRSYLRDIGRVPLLSHQQEITLGRQVQELMELEALEAELRDQRGGEAVPAAELATAAGLSALQLKRKLQAGRRAKERMVAANLRLVVSVAKKYTKRNMELLDLIQEGTIGLVRGVEKFDPTRGYKFSTYAYWWIRQGITRAIAEKSRTIRLPIHITEMLNKLKKGQRELSQELGRTPTVTELAGFVELPEEEVKDLMCRARQPVSLEMKVGDGDDTELLELLAGDGELPEEQVEVECLKGDLRDLLEQLPDLQRRVLRMRYGMDGEEPMSLTGIGRVIGISRDRVRNLERDGLAGLRRLSDQVEAYIAC, encoded by the coding sequence ATGGCCGTCTCCCCGCCCCCCAGAGCCGCCACCCCCAAAACTGTTTCCGCGGTTCCATCTCGTCCGACTGGTGACGTCGATCTGGTGCGCTCCTACCTGCGGGACATCGGTCGTGTGCCGTTGCTGAGCCATCAGCAGGAGATCACGTTGGGTCGCCAGGTGCAGGAGCTGATGGAGCTGGAGGCACTGGAGGCTGAGCTGCGCGATCAGCGCGGTGGTGAGGCGGTGCCGGCAGCGGAGCTGGCGACAGCGGCGGGGTTGAGTGCGCTGCAACTGAAGCGGAAGCTGCAGGCGGGCCGCCGCGCCAAGGAGCGGATGGTGGCGGCGAATCTGCGCTTGGTGGTGAGTGTGGCCAAGAAATACACCAAGCGGAATATGGAACTGCTGGACCTGATCCAGGAGGGAACGATCGGCCTGGTGCGGGGAGTGGAGAAATTCGACCCAACGCGGGGCTACAAGTTCAGCACGTATGCGTATTGGTGGATCCGGCAGGGGATCACGAGGGCGATAGCGGAGAAGAGCCGCACGATTCGGCTGCCGATCCATATCACCGAGATGCTCAACAAACTGAAGAAAGGGCAGCGAGAACTGAGCCAGGAGCTGGGGCGCACACCAACGGTGACGGAACTGGCGGGGTTTGTGGAACTGCCGGAGGAGGAGGTGAAAGACCTGATGTGCCGGGCACGTCAACCGGTGAGCCTGGAGATGAAGGTGGGGGATGGGGATGACACTGAATTGCTGGAGCTCCTGGCGGGTGATGGTGAATTGCCGGAGGAGCAGGTGGAGGTGGAGTGCCTGAAGGGCGACCTGCGGGATCTGTTGGAACAACTGCCGGATCTGCAACGGCGTGTGTTGCGGATGCGGTATGGGATGGACGGCGAAGAGCCGATGAGCCTCACCGGGATTGGGCGCGTCATCGGCATCAGCCGCGATCGCGTCCGCAATCTGGAGCGCGATGGTCTGGCCGGTCTGCGTCGCCTCAGTGATCAGGTGGAGGCCTACATCGCCTGCTGA
- a CDS encoding alpha/beta fold hydrolase: MSGLWRWPRPQGQGPELEVSWTGGHNAPDAAEPNAVEPGDKLPAVVLIHGFGACKEHWRHTLPALGAHLPTYALDLVGFGASSQPRARLADEAADDPANEAIHYGFELWGAQVAAFCREIVGRPVLLVGNSIGGVVALRAAQLLNADAGPSPCCGLVLIDCAQRLMDDKQLSRQPAWMAWIRPLLKTMVRQRWLSTALFRNAARPALIRQVLRQAYPSGAHVDDELVQLLYKPSRRPGAAEAFRGFINLFDDYLAPALLADLALPVHLIWGEADPWEPVAEARAWAGRFPCIRSLQILPGVGHCPHDEAPELVNPLLLAIAKQTSRTQQAM; the protein is encoded by the coding sequence ATGAGCGGCCTCTGGCGCTGGCCCCGCCCGCAGGGACAGGGACCTGAGCTGGAGGTGAGCTGGACGGGCGGTCATAACGCGCCTGATGCCGCTGAACCCAACGCTGTTGAGCCCGGCGACAAGCTGCCAGCTGTGGTGTTGATCCATGGCTTCGGCGCCTGCAAGGAGCACTGGCGCCACACCCTGCCCGCGCTTGGGGCTCACCTGCCCACCTACGCGCTCGACCTGGTGGGGTTCGGCGCCAGCAGCCAGCCGCGGGCACGGCTCGCCGATGAAGCAGCGGATGATCCCGCAAACGAGGCGATCCACTACGGCTTCGAGCTCTGGGGGGCCCAGGTGGCCGCGTTCTGCCGGGAGATCGTGGGCCGGCCGGTGCTGCTCGTGGGCAATTCGATCGGCGGCGTCGTGGCCCTGCGAGCGGCCCAGCTGCTGAACGCGGATGCGGGGCCGAGCCCATGCTGCGGCCTGGTGTTGATCGACTGTGCCCAGCGGCTGATGGACGACAAACAACTGAGCCGGCAGCCAGCCTGGATGGCCTGGATCCGGCCGCTGCTGAAGACGATGGTGCGGCAGCGCTGGCTGAGCACGGCCCTGTTCCGCAACGCCGCCCGACCGGCACTGATCCGGCAGGTGCTGCGGCAGGCCTACCCCAGCGGCGCCCATGTGGATGACGAGCTGGTGCAACTGCTCTACAAACCCAGCCGCCGACCAGGCGCCGCCGAAGCGTTTCGCGGTTTCATCAACCTGTTTGATGACTATCTCGCCCCGGCTCTCCTGGCCGATCTGGCTCTGCCGGTGCATCTGATCTGGGGTGAAGCCGATCCGTGGGAGCCGGTGGCGGAAGCCCGGGCCTGGGCTGGGCGTTTCCCCTGCATTCGTTCGCTTCAGATCCTTCCCGGCGTTGGTCACTGCCCCCACGACGAAGCGCCGGAGCTGGTGAATCCGCTGCTCCTCGCCATCGCCAAGCAAACCAGCCGCACTCAGCAGGCGATGTAG
- a CDS encoding efflux RND transporter permease subunit translates to MAFSDNFIKRPVLTTVCSILIVLMGVIAIPTLPIANLPNIAPPLIQVTANYGGANSLVTEQAVTNPIEQQINGVPGASYISSTSNMEGQSIIQVYFDETTDIDIDQVNVQNRVSLAMPQLPAQVSATGVSVQQSTPSILLAYQVSSTQGQFDAAYLNGLVYEQLYYPLGRVEGVANVNILGGSNPAYWLFVDPDKLAANKLTAQEVVDAVQAQNTTAIGGLVGGPPAAGNQAYTYPLLVQNNGNLISIDDFNNLIVGRSPTGNLLLLKDVGEVQYGFNNYTTAAINTSNYDTITVAVFQTPESNALDVADAVVKEMTSFAATVPPGVTVQQVYNIGQFIESSVEGVIDALGLAIVLVLLILFIFLQNWRATVVPSLAIPISLIGTFAFIKVFGFSINQLTLLGLVLATGLVVDDAIVVIEAVSKNIEAGLRPRQAALACMGELFGALVATALVLMAVFVPVAFYPGSIGIIYQQFALTIAFSIAISAFNALTFSPMLSGLILKGGEQKEPKGWAWPVAGVIVGLAFGRFSSASFGSWTYVLGVVVGGLAGANLPLIFRVFNRFFDRLQNGYARLVTNLIKARRWVMVALGSGIVLTVLAFAALPQAFIPDEDQGYILGIYQLQNGASLSQTQAMGKEIAAILKEEDDVLSAAVISGYGFNGSSPDQGTIMVGLKPLSERPGQKNSSFAIADRLNAKLSQLSGGMAVIGQPPPVPGFSAQGGFYFQFNDLSGDYTFNQLNDQAQKLIKAGKASGEFSSLYSQFIPSAPAFGLKVDRAVMGALNVDYQEAMDTIATLAGGTYTGLTYENGQVRNVYVQSGADQRSQVENILNYYVKNKDGDLVQVSQFAEAELDSAPPIISHYNLYRTVLVQGAQAIGKSSGQALTAIQTLFKQLDFNNIGYAFTGLAALQLSAGSASILVFGLGILIVYLVLSAQYESYVTPVIILMTVPLAMLGALGFLALRSIDLNVYAQVGLVTLIGLAAKNGILIVEVAEQHLDSGMSASEAVIASAESRLRPILMTAIAALAGFLPLVVANGAGAQSQQSLGTVIFGGLVVATILSLGVVPPFYVVIKGLEERLFGKGDAEGDAAPSDSPA, encoded by the coding sequence ATGGCGTTTTCCGATAATTTCATCAAGCGGCCGGTTCTCACCACCGTCTGCAGCATCCTGATCGTGCTGATGGGGGTGATCGCGATCCCCACCCTGCCGATCGCCAACCTGCCCAATATCGCCCCGCCCCTGATCCAGGTGACGGCGAACTACGGCGGTGCCAATTCCCTGGTCACGGAACAGGCAGTGACCAACCCGATTGAGCAGCAGATCAACGGTGTTCCTGGCGCCTCCTACATCTCCTCCACCAGCAACATGGAGGGGCAGAGCATCATTCAGGTCTATTTCGATGAGACCACCGACATCGACATCGATCAGGTGAATGTGCAGAACCGCGTGTCGCTGGCGATGCCGCAGCTGCCCGCCCAGGTGTCTGCTACTGGCGTGTCGGTGCAGCAGAGCACCCCATCAATCCTGCTGGCCTATCAGGTGTCGTCAACCCAGGGGCAGTTTGATGCTGCCTATCTGAACGGCCTGGTATACGAACAGCTCTACTACCCCCTGGGGCGGGTGGAAGGAGTTGCCAATGTGAACATCCTCGGTGGCAGCAATCCCGCCTACTGGTTGTTTGTCGATCCCGACAAGCTGGCTGCCAACAAGCTCACGGCCCAGGAGGTGGTGGATGCGGTGCAGGCGCAGAACACAACGGCCATCGGTGGTCTGGTGGGTGGCCCTCCGGCGGCGGGCAATCAGGCTTACACCTATCCGTTGCTGGTGCAGAACAACGGCAATCTGATCTCGATCGACGATTTCAACAATCTGATCGTGGGTCGCTCCCCCACCGGCAACCTGCTGCTGCTCAAGGACGTGGGTGAGGTGCAATACGGCTTCAACAACTACACCACGGCTGCGATCAACACATCGAACTACGACACGATCACCGTGGCCGTGTTCCAGACCCCGGAAAGCAATGCGCTGGATGTGGCCGATGCGGTGGTGAAGGAGATGACCTCCTTCGCGGCCACCGTGCCACCGGGTGTCACGGTGCAGCAGGTTTACAACATCGGTCAGTTCATTGAATCGTCGGTGGAAGGGGTGATCGATGCCCTCGGCCTGGCGATTGTGCTGGTGCTTCTGATTCTGTTCATCTTCCTGCAGAACTGGCGCGCCACGGTGGTGCCCAGCCTGGCGATCCCGATCTCCCTGATCGGCACCTTCGCTTTCATCAAGGTGTTCGGCTTCTCGATCAACCAACTCACCCTGCTCGGCCTCGTGCTCGCCACCGGCCTGGTGGTGGACGACGCGATCGTGGTGATCGAAGCGGTGTCTAAAAACATTGAAGCGGGCCTGCGGCCCCGGCAAGCGGCGCTCGCCTGCATGGGTGAACTGTTCGGCGCCCTGGTGGCCACGGCCCTGGTGTTGATGGCGGTGTTCGTTCCTGTGGCCTTCTATCCGGGCAGCATCGGCATCATCTACCAGCAGTTCGCCCTCACGATCGCCTTCTCGATTGCGATCTCCGCCTTCAACGCCCTCACCTTCTCGCCGATGCTCTCGGGCCTGATCCTTAAAGGTGGCGAACAGAAGGAGCCGAAAGGCTGGGCCTGGCCCGTCGCAGGCGTGATCGTGGGTCTGGCCTTCGGTCGTTTCAGCTCCGCATCGTTCGGCAGCTGGACCTACGTGCTCGGCGTGGTGGTGGGTGGCTTGGCCGGCGCCAATCTCCCCCTGATCTTTCGGGTGTTCAACCGGTTCTTCGATCGCTTGCAGAACGGCTATGCCCGCCTGGTGACCAACCTGATCAAGGCCCGGCGCTGGGTGATGGTGGCCCTGGGCAGCGGCATCGTGCTCACGGTGCTCGCCTTCGCGGCCCTGCCCCAGGCCTTCATCCCCGACGAAGACCAGGGCTACATCCTCGGCATCTATCAGCTGCAGAACGGCGCCTCCCTGAGCCAGACCCAGGCGATGGGCAAGGAGATCGCCGCCATCCTCAAGGAGGAAGACGATGTGCTCTCCGCGGCCGTCATCAGCGGTTATGGCTTCAACGGCTCCAGCCCCGACCAGGGCACGATCATGGTGGGTCTCAAGCCCCTGAGTGAGCGGCCCGGCCAGAAGAACAGCTCCTTCGCGATCGCCGATCGGCTCAACGCCAAGCTGTCGCAACTGAGCGGTGGCATGGCCGTGATCGGCCAACCGCCGCCGGTGCCGGGGTTCTCAGCCCAGGGTGGCTTCTACTTCCAGTTCAATGATCTGAGCGGCGATTACACCTTCAACCAGCTCAATGATCAGGCCCAGAAACTGATCAAGGCGGGTAAAGCCAGCGGTGAATTCTCCTCGCTCTACAGCCAGTTCATCCCCAGCGCTCCCGCCTTCGGCCTCAAGGTGGATCGGGCCGTGATGGGGGCCCTCAACGTCGACTACCAGGAGGCGATGGACACCATCGCCACCCTGGCCGGCGGCACCTACACCGGCCTCACCTACGAAAACGGCCAGGTTCGCAACGTGTATGTGCAATCGGGCGCCGATCAGCGCTCCCAGGTGGAGAACATCCTCAATTACTACGTGAAGAACAAGGATGGCGATCTGGTGCAGGTGTCCCAGTTCGCGGAAGCGGAGCTCGACAGCGCACCGCCGATCATCAGCCACTACAACCTCTACCGCACGGTGCTGGTGCAGGGCGCCCAGGCCATCGGCAAGAGTTCCGGTCAGGCCCTCACAGCGATCCAGACCCTGTTCAAGCAGCTGGATTTCAACAACATCGGCTACGCCTTCACCGGTCTGGCGGCCCTGCAGCTCTCCGCCGGCAGCGCCAGCATCCTCGTGTTCGGTCTCGGCATCCTGATCGTGTATCTCGTGCTCTCCGCCCAATACGAGAGCTACGTGACGCCGGTGATCATCCTGATGACCGTCCCTCTGGCCATGCTCGGAGCGCTTGGCTTCCTTGCCTTGCGTTCGATCGATCTGAATGTGTATGCCCAGGTGGGCCTGGTCACCCTGATCGGTCTGGCCGCCAAGAACGGCATCCTGATCGTGGAAGTGGCCGAGCAGCATCTGGACTCAGGCATGAGCGCCAGTGAAGCGGTGATCGCGTCGGCCGAATCGAGGCTGCGGCCGATCCTGATGACGGCAATCGCCGCCCTCGCCGGTTTCCTCCCCCTGGTGGTGGCCAACGGCGCCGGCGCCCAGAGCCAGCAATCGCTCGGCACCGTGATCTTCGGCGGCCTGGTGGTGGCAACGATCCTCTCGCTCGGGGTGGTGCCCCCCTTCTATGTGGTGATCAAGGGGCTGGAGGAGCGCCTGTTCGGCAAGGGTGACGCGGAAGGCGACGCCGCTCCCTCCGACAGCCCGGCATGA
- a CDS encoding efflux RND transporter periplasmic adaptor subunit, with amino-acid sequence MRGPLACTAIAATLLVGCSKPKQPAQQFLTVKTAQINEATFNPSIEAISMLESTTNVALRPETDGRVVKIIATEGQRVKAGQPILVLDNVQQSAALNAARAQARTDKLNAERYEFLYKQGAASAKTRDQYATQAIASRDQALASAANLGYKYVRSPIDGVVGDLDTVKLGDYVKTGQAITGIVDNSTLWTLMQIPATQAGRVKVGQTVSVSSQTTPPITGEGSVTFISPYFGISGSKQSPNTLMVKATFPNLTGQLKTGQFVKSQIITGQTQALAVPVQAVFMQAQQPFVYVVVPLSKALPKIKASTVIPAASKKKLESLPTSTPIVVQKAVQLGTLQNNLYPIQSGLNRGETVVVSNTALLSNGMPVKLASKSGSN; translated from the coding sequence GTGAGAGGTCCTCTGGCCTGCACCGCGATCGCGGCGACGTTGCTGGTGGGCTGCAGCAAACCGAAGCAACCGGCTCAACAGTTTCTGACCGTGAAAACGGCTCAGATCAACGAGGCCACCTTCAATCCCAGCATTGAAGCCATCAGCATGCTGGAGTCCACCACCAATGTGGCCCTGCGGCCGGAAACCGACGGCCGGGTGGTGAAGATCATCGCCACCGAAGGCCAACGCGTGAAAGCAGGCCAGCCGATCCTGGTGCTCGACAACGTGCAACAGAGCGCTGCCCTCAATGCGGCCCGCGCCCAGGCCCGCACCGACAAACTCAACGCCGAACGCTACGAGTTCCTCTACAAGCAAGGTGCGGCTTCAGCCAAGACCCGCGACCAGTACGCCACCCAGGCGATCGCCTCCCGCGATCAGGCCCTCGCCAGCGCCGCCAACCTGGGATACAAATACGTGCGGTCGCCGATCGATGGAGTCGTGGGAGACCTCGACACGGTGAAACTGGGTGATTACGTCAAAACAGGTCAGGCGATCACCGGCATCGTCGACAACTCCACCCTGTGGACGTTGATGCAGATCCCGGCCACCCAGGCCGGTCGGGTGAAGGTGGGGCAAACGGTGAGCGTGAGTTCCCAGACGACCCCACCGATCACCGGCGAAGGCAGCGTCACCTTCATCTCCCCCTATTTCGGCATTTCAGGCAGCAAGCAATCGCCGAACACCCTGATGGTGAAGGCCACCTTCCCAAACCTCACCGGCCAGTTGAAGACCGGCCAGTTTGTGAAGAGTCAGATCATCACCGGCCAGACCCAGGCGTTGGCTGTGCCGGTGCAGGCGGTGTTCATGCAGGCGCAGCAACCCTTCGTGTATGTGGTGGTGCCCCTGAGCAAAGCGCTACCGAAAATCAAGGCCTCCACGGTGATCCCGGCAGCGAGCAAGAAGAAACTGGAAAGCCTTCCCACCAGCACGCCGATCGTGGTGCAGAAAGCGGTGCAACTGGGCACGCTGCAGAACAATCTCTACCCGATCCAATCCGGCCTCAATCGCGGCGAAACGGTGGTGGTCAGCAACACCGCCTTGCTGAGCAATGGCATGCCGGTGAAGCTCGCCAGCAAGAGTGGGAGCAACTGA
- the bioA gene encoding adenosylmethionine--8-amino-7-oxononanoate transaminase gives MAWHPHLWHPTTQVALHPEPLRVRAARGCLLSLEDGRELIDAISSWWVTLHGHGEPSIAAAIARQAEQLEQVIFANFSHAPAEQLATRLAAHTGLQRMFFSDNGSTAVEVALKIAWQWWRNQGSERRQLIAFEGAYHGDTFGAMALGDRSVFTDPYDSLLFDVRRLPWPHTHWGDSSVEAREREALAALDQALETPTAALILEPLIQGASGMRLVRPAFLQAVQARVQDRGALLIADEVMTGFGRTGALFASALAGLEPDLIALSKGLTGGFLPMGATMASERLYQGFISREPSHTFFHGHSFTANPLGCAAALASLDQLEANPEAYSGFESRHRRHLERLQTLNGVARVRCLGTMAAFELAIGATDYLNPIGRQLQHQALQRGVYLRPLGNVVYLLPPLCISDSQLERCYAAIASGLAALGCA, from the coding sequence ATGGCCTGGCACCCCCATCTCTGGCACCCCACCACCCAGGTGGCTCTGCACCCCGAACCTCTGCGGGTGCGCGCCGCCCGGGGCTGCCTGCTCAGCCTCGAGGACGGGCGCGAACTGATCGACGCCATCAGTAGCTGGTGGGTCACCCTGCACGGCCATGGCGAACCGAGCATCGCCGCCGCCATCGCCCGCCAGGCCGAACAGCTGGAACAGGTGATCTTCGCCAATTTCAGCCATGCGCCCGCGGAGCAGCTGGCCACACGCCTGGCGGCCCACACCGGCCTGCAGCGGATGTTTTTCTCCGACAACGGCTCCACGGCCGTGGAGGTGGCGCTCAAGATCGCCTGGCAGTGGTGGCGAAACCAGGGCAGCGAGCGGCGTCAGCTGATCGCGTTTGAAGGGGCATATCACGGCGACACCTTCGGGGCGATGGCCCTGGGCGATCGCTCCGTCTTCACCGACCCCTACGACAGCCTGCTCTTCGACGTTCGCCGCCTTCCCTGGCCGCACACCCACTGGGGCGACAGCAGCGTTGAGGCTCGGGAGCGGGAGGCGCTGGCTGCCCTCGACCAGGCCCTGGAGACGCCAACGGCAGCGCTGATTCTGGAACCGCTGATCCAGGGTGCCTCCGGCATGCGCCTGGTGCGCCCCGCTTTTCTCCAAGCCGTGCAGGCCCGCGTGCAGGACAGGGGCGCCCTTCTGATCGCCGATGAAGTGATGACGGGGTTCGGACGCACCGGCGCCCTGTTCGCCAGCGCCCTGGCCGGACTCGAACCCGATCTGATCGCTCTGTCGAAGGGGCTCACCGGCGGCTTCCTGCCGATGGGCGCGACGATGGCGAGCGAACGGCTCTATCAGGGGTTCATCAGCCGGGAACCGAGCCACACCTTTTTCCACGGCCACAGCTTCACGGCCAATCCGCTCGGGTGTGCCGCCGCCCTCGCCAGCCTCGATCAGCTCGAAGCCAACCCTGAGGCCTACAGCGGCTTCGAATCCAGGCACCGGCGGCATCTGGAGCGACTGCAGACGCTCAACGGCGTGGCGCGGGTGCGCTGCCTGGGCACGATGGCGGCGTTCGAGCTGGCGATCGGCGCCACCGATTACCTCAACCCGATCGGCCGCCAGCTGCAGCACCAAGCCCTTCAGCGAGGTGTGTATCTGCGCCCCCTCGGCAATGTGGTGTATCTGCTGCCGCCGCTTTGCATCAGCGACAGCCAGCTAGAACGCTGTTATGCAGCGATTGCCTCAGGCCTTGCCGCTTTGGGTTGTGCCTGA
- a CDS encoding DUF3764 family protein, translating into MTHIVTFDLAVPYSQWLEGFDAHAAKRTEFGITTVFRGKAADADDKVCVILQAEPGVLERFMEASAEAMKDAGHKPETTQVKVYTA; encoded by the coding sequence TTGACCCACATCGTCACCTTTGATCTGGCTGTTCCCTACAGCCAGTGGCTTGAAGGGTTTGATGCCCACGCTGCCAAGCGCACTGAGTTCGGCATCACCACCGTGTTCCGCGGCAAAGCGGCTGACGCCGACGACAAGGTCTGCGTGATCCTCCAGGCCGAACCCGGCGTGCTGGAGCGCTTCATGGAGGCATCCGCCGAAGCGATGAAAGATGCCGGCCACAAACCGGAAACCACCCAGGTGAAGGTTTACACCGCTTGA